A genomic segment from Glycine soja cultivar W05 chromosome 18, ASM419377v2, whole genome shotgun sequence encodes:
- the LOC114394822 gene encoding PH, RCC1 and FYVE domains-containing protein 1-like isoform X1 has protein sequence MADHQKTAPGERDIEQAIISLKKGSYLLKYGQRGKPKFCPFRLSNDESLLLWYSGKDEKQLKLSTVSRIIPGQRTATFQRYPRPEKEYQSFSLIYNDRSLDLICKDKDEAEIWFAGLKALVTRGNNHKWRFESRTDDSLYSDSPKSGTRRSTPSIAPFSDPGDAGGGFIDLQNRWIKAFSEIISYSAASKSSSQAESLANSSLSSGSVDNSSNRNSASEAFRVSLSSAVSSSSQGSYHEDFDSLGDVFIWGEGIADGILGGGVHRVGALSSSEMDAFLPKALESKLVLDVHSIGCGYRHAVLVTKQGEIFSWGEESGGRLGHGVEMDVFHPKLIDTLGGMNIELVACGEYHTCAVTYSGDLYTWGDGAHNSGMLGHGNEVSHWIPKKVGGNLEGLRVLYVSCGPWHTAIVTSAGQLFTFGDGTFGALGHGDLSSANIPREVENLKGLRTTRVACGVWHTAAVVEVVNESVESSTRSSSGRLFTWGDGDKSQLGHADREPRLVPECVNALSTENICRVACGHSLTIALTTSGRLYTMGSTAYGQLGCPASDGKVPTCVEDIISDSFVEDIACGSYHVAVLTSKAEVYTWGKGLNGQLGHGDSDHRNKPTLVEFLKDKQVKSVFCGSNFTAVVCLHKWIPSVDHSACVGCRNLFNFRRKRHNCYNCGLVFCKSCTSKKSIKASLAPNSNKPYRVCDDCYLKLRKAAIESVPSVQTPSLRCVSLQDNRITKIQGTLLRLASFGSIIQTESSQSKLPDSQDSHLFPSLNGKLQMRDFAPSKSSNSLSMDSKKHLSVSEPAARISCQSMSPVSSKSSPRQSYEDINDDLKYRNDILSLEVISLRTLVEELTHKSKILEAEHERTSTQLKEMTAVAADEAGKCKSAKEVIKPLTAQLKEMVERLPEGHNTDSSTEPFAENTSSILHNSLDESHIRNTVIPKNEGSSIVTNLILANGTKTQSGKAEWVVQDEPGVYVSLSSQPGGGNELKRVRFSRRHFTEEQAEKWWAENGTKILERHNIVALLNARESVP, from the exons ATGGCTGATCATCAGAAAACCGCTCCTGGCGAGAGAGACATCGAGCAG GCAATTATATCTCTTAAGAAAGGCTCATATCTGCTGAAGTACGGGCAAAGAGGGAAGCCAAAGTTCTGTCCATTTAGGCTTTCCAAC GATGAGTCTCTACTCTTATGGTACTCTGGCAAGGACGAGAAACAGCTTAAGCTCAGTACAGTTTCAAGGATCATTCCTGGGCAGCGAACT GCAACATTTCAGCGGTATCCACGGCCTGAAAAGGAATATCAGTCATTTTCTCTTATATACAATGATAGGTCCTTGGATTTG ATATGCAAGGATAAAGATGAAGCTGAAATCTGGTTTGCTGGTCTTAAGGCATTAGTTACTCGAGGTAACAACCACAAGTGGAGATTTGAATCAAGAACTGACGATAGTCTGTATTCTGATAGTCCAAAATCTGGCACACGAAGATCCACTCCGTCCATTGCACCATTCTCT GACCCTGGGGATGCTGGTGGAGGTTTTATTGACTTGCAAAATAGATGGATAAAGGCTTTCTCTGAAATAATTTCTTACTCTGCAGCTAGCAAGAGTTCCAGTCAAGCTGAATCACTTGCAAATTCCTCTTTATCCTCTGGGTCTGTGGATAACTCAAGCAATCGAAATTCTGCATCTGAGGCATTTCGAGTTAGTTTATCTAGTGCTGTAAGTTCCTCCAGCCAGGGTTCttatcatgaagattttgattcCCTAGGTGATGTTTTTATTTGGGGAGAAGGGATCGCCGATGGAATTCTTGGTGGTGGTGTACATAGAGTTGGAGCCTTATCTAGTTCTGAGATGGATGCATTCCTTCCCAAGGCATTGGAATCAAAGTTAGTTCTAGATGTTCATAGTATTGGTTGTGGCTACAGACATGCTGTTCTAGTTACCAAGCAGGGAGAGATATTTAGTTGGGGAGAGGAGTCAGGAGGTAGGCTTGGACATGGTGTAGAAATGGATGTTTTTCACCCTAAGCTCATTGACACCCTCGGTGGCATGAATATTGAGTTAGTAGCATGTGGAGAATATCATACTTGCGCTGTTACTTATTCTGGGGATCTTTATACATGGGGTGATGGTGCTCACAATTCTGGCATGCTTGGGCATGGAAATGAAGTCAGTCACTGGATTCCCAAGAAAGTAGGTGGTAACTTGGAGGGCTTACGTGTATTATATGTGTCCTGTGGACCTTGGCACACAGCTATTGTTACATCAGCTGGGCAGTTGTTCACATTTGGTGATGGAACTTTTGGTGCCTTAGGACATGGAGATCTTAGTAGCGCAAATATTCCTCGGGAAGTAGAAAATTTGAAAGGGTTGAGAACAACCAGGGTTGCCTGTGGTGTTTGGCACACTGCTGCAGTTGTTGAGGTGGTAAATGAATCTGTGGAATCTTCTACACGCTCATCTAGTGGAAGACTGTTCACCTGGGGTGATGGAGATAAAAGCCAACTTGGACATGCTGATAGGGAACCTAGACTAGTTCCTGAGTGTGTAAATGCATTGAGTACTGAAAACATTTGCCGAGTGGCTTGTGGCCACAGTCTTACAATTGCTTTGACAACGTCAGGACGTTTATATACAATGGGAAGTACAGCGTATGGACAACTTGGCTGTCCTGCATCTGATGGGAAAGTCCCTACATGTGTTGAAGATATAATTTCTGATAGTTTTGTAGAAGATATTGCCTGTGGTTCATATCATGTTGCAGTCCTGACTTCCAAGGCAGAGGTTTACACATGGGGAAAGGGTTTGAATGGGCAATTAGGTCATGGAGACAGTGATCACAGGAATAAACCAACACTTGTTGAGTTCTTAAAAGATAAACAAGTGAAAAGTGTTTTTTGTGGTTCAAACTTTACTGCTGTTGTATGTCTTCATAAATGGATACCAAGTGTTGATCATTCTGCTTGTGTTGGATGTcgcaatttatttaatttcagaaGAAAACGTCATAATTGTTACAACTGTGGACTTGTATTTTGCAAATCATGCACCAGCAAGAAATCTATAAAAGCTTCCCTTGCTCCCAATTCCAACAAGCCGTATAGAGTCTGTGATGATTGTTATCTTAAACTTAGGAAAGCTGCCATTGAATCAGTACCCTCAGTGCAAACACCTAGCTTGAGATGCGTAAGTTTGCAAGACAATAGAATCACTAAAATACAGGGAACACTACTAAGGCTTGCATCTTTTGGTTCTATTATTCAAACAGAAAGTAGTCAATCAAAGCTTCCAGATTCACAAGATAGCCATCTTTTCCCATCtttaaatggaaaattgcaGATGAGGGATTTTGCtccttcaaaatcatcaaattcTCTTTCTATGGATTCCAAGAAACACCTTTCAGTTTCTGAGCCCGCTGCAAGAATATCTTGTCAATCAATGTCACCagtttcatcaaagtcaagTCCAAGACAATCTTATGAAGATATAAATGATGATTTAAAGTACAGAAATGATATTTTAAGTCTAGAAGTTATAAGTTTAAGGACACTG GTTGAAGAGCTTACTCACAAGTCAAAAATTTTAGAGGCTGAACATGAGAGAACATCAACGCAATTGAAGGAAATGACTGCAGTAGCTGCAGATGAAGCTGGAAAGTGTAAATCAGCAAAAGAGGTCATAAAGCCATTAACTGCACAG TTGAAAGAAATGGTGGAAAGACTGCCAGAAGGACATAATACTGACTCCAGTACAGAGCCCTTTGCTGAAAACACTAGTAGCATTCTACATAATTCCTTAGATGAGAGCCATATAAGAAACACCGTCATTCCCAAAAATGAAGGCAGCAGCATTGTAACAAATCTGATATTAGCTAATGGTACCAAAACACAAAGTGGAAAGGCAGAGTGGGTAGTGCAAGATGAACCAGGTGTGTATGTAAGTTTGTCCTCACAGCCAGGTGGTGGTAATGAGCTTAAGCGTGTCCGCTTCAG TCGAAGGCATTTCACAGAAGAGCAAGCTGAAAAATGGTGGGCTGAAAATGGAACCAAAATATTGGAGCGGCACAATATAGTTGCTTTATTGAATGCAAGAGAATCTGTTCCCTGA
- the LOC114394822 gene encoding PH, RCC1 and FYVE domains-containing protein 1-like isoform X2, whose product MADHQKTAPGERDIEQAIISLKKGSYLLKYGQRGKPKFCPFRLSNDESLLLWYSGKDEKQLKLSTVSRIIPGQRTICKDKDEAEIWFAGLKALVTRGNNHKWRFESRTDDSLYSDSPKSGTRRSTPSIAPFSDPGDAGGGFIDLQNRWIKAFSEIISYSAASKSSSQAESLANSSLSSGSVDNSSNRNSASEAFRVSLSSAVSSSSQGSYHEDFDSLGDVFIWGEGIADGILGGGVHRVGALSSSEMDAFLPKALESKLVLDVHSIGCGYRHAVLVTKQGEIFSWGEESGGRLGHGVEMDVFHPKLIDTLGGMNIELVACGEYHTCAVTYSGDLYTWGDGAHNSGMLGHGNEVSHWIPKKVGGNLEGLRVLYVSCGPWHTAIVTSAGQLFTFGDGTFGALGHGDLSSANIPREVENLKGLRTTRVACGVWHTAAVVEVVNESVESSTRSSSGRLFTWGDGDKSQLGHADREPRLVPECVNALSTENICRVACGHSLTIALTTSGRLYTMGSTAYGQLGCPASDGKVPTCVEDIISDSFVEDIACGSYHVAVLTSKAEVYTWGKGLNGQLGHGDSDHRNKPTLVEFLKDKQVKSVFCGSNFTAVVCLHKWIPSVDHSACVGCRNLFNFRRKRHNCYNCGLVFCKSCTSKKSIKASLAPNSNKPYRVCDDCYLKLRKAAIESVPSVQTPSLRCVSLQDNRITKIQGTLLRLASFGSIIQTESSQSKLPDSQDSHLFPSLNGKLQMRDFAPSKSSNSLSMDSKKHLSVSEPAARISCQSMSPVSSKSSPRQSYEDINDDLKYRNDILSLEVISLRTLVEELTHKSKILEAEHERTSTQLKEMTAVAADEAGKCKSAKEVIKPLTAQLKEMVERLPEGHNTDSSTEPFAENTSSILHNSLDESHIRNTVIPKNEGSSIVTNLILANGTKTQSGKAEWVVQDEPGVYVSLSSQPGGGNELKRVRFSRRHFTEEQAEKWWAENGTKILERHNIVALLNARESVP is encoded by the exons ATGGCTGATCATCAGAAAACCGCTCCTGGCGAGAGAGACATCGAGCAG GCAATTATATCTCTTAAGAAAGGCTCATATCTGCTGAAGTACGGGCAAAGAGGGAAGCCAAAGTTCTGTCCATTTAGGCTTTCCAAC GATGAGTCTCTACTCTTATGGTACTCTGGCAAGGACGAGAAACAGCTTAAGCTCAGTACAGTTTCAAGGATCATTCCTGGGCAGCGAACT ATATGCAAGGATAAAGATGAAGCTGAAATCTGGTTTGCTGGTCTTAAGGCATTAGTTACTCGAGGTAACAACCACAAGTGGAGATTTGAATCAAGAACTGACGATAGTCTGTATTCTGATAGTCCAAAATCTGGCACACGAAGATCCACTCCGTCCATTGCACCATTCTCT GACCCTGGGGATGCTGGTGGAGGTTTTATTGACTTGCAAAATAGATGGATAAAGGCTTTCTCTGAAATAATTTCTTACTCTGCAGCTAGCAAGAGTTCCAGTCAAGCTGAATCACTTGCAAATTCCTCTTTATCCTCTGGGTCTGTGGATAACTCAAGCAATCGAAATTCTGCATCTGAGGCATTTCGAGTTAGTTTATCTAGTGCTGTAAGTTCCTCCAGCCAGGGTTCttatcatgaagattttgattcCCTAGGTGATGTTTTTATTTGGGGAGAAGGGATCGCCGATGGAATTCTTGGTGGTGGTGTACATAGAGTTGGAGCCTTATCTAGTTCTGAGATGGATGCATTCCTTCCCAAGGCATTGGAATCAAAGTTAGTTCTAGATGTTCATAGTATTGGTTGTGGCTACAGACATGCTGTTCTAGTTACCAAGCAGGGAGAGATATTTAGTTGGGGAGAGGAGTCAGGAGGTAGGCTTGGACATGGTGTAGAAATGGATGTTTTTCACCCTAAGCTCATTGACACCCTCGGTGGCATGAATATTGAGTTAGTAGCATGTGGAGAATATCATACTTGCGCTGTTACTTATTCTGGGGATCTTTATACATGGGGTGATGGTGCTCACAATTCTGGCATGCTTGGGCATGGAAATGAAGTCAGTCACTGGATTCCCAAGAAAGTAGGTGGTAACTTGGAGGGCTTACGTGTATTATATGTGTCCTGTGGACCTTGGCACACAGCTATTGTTACATCAGCTGGGCAGTTGTTCACATTTGGTGATGGAACTTTTGGTGCCTTAGGACATGGAGATCTTAGTAGCGCAAATATTCCTCGGGAAGTAGAAAATTTGAAAGGGTTGAGAACAACCAGGGTTGCCTGTGGTGTTTGGCACACTGCTGCAGTTGTTGAGGTGGTAAATGAATCTGTGGAATCTTCTACACGCTCATCTAGTGGAAGACTGTTCACCTGGGGTGATGGAGATAAAAGCCAACTTGGACATGCTGATAGGGAACCTAGACTAGTTCCTGAGTGTGTAAATGCATTGAGTACTGAAAACATTTGCCGAGTGGCTTGTGGCCACAGTCTTACAATTGCTTTGACAACGTCAGGACGTTTATATACAATGGGAAGTACAGCGTATGGACAACTTGGCTGTCCTGCATCTGATGGGAAAGTCCCTACATGTGTTGAAGATATAATTTCTGATAGTTTTGTAGAAGATATTGCCTGTGGTTCATATCATGTTGCAGTCCTGACTTCCAAGGCAGAGGTTTACACATGGGGAAAGGGTTTGAATGGGCAATTAGGTCATGGAGACAGTGATCACAGGAATAAACCAACACTTGTTGAGTTCTTAAAAGATAAACAAGTGAAAAGTGTTTTTTGTGGTTCAAACTTTACTGCTGTTGTATGTCTTCATAAATGGATACCAAGTGTTGATCATTCTGCTTGTGTTGGATGTcgcaatttatttaatttcagaaGAAAACGTCATAATTGTTACAACTGTGGACTTGTATTTTGCAAATCATGCACCAGCAAGAAATCTATAAAAGCTTCCCTTGCTCCCAATTCCAACAAGCCGTATAGAGTCTGTGATGATTGTTATCTTAAACTTAGGAAAGCTGCCATTGAATCAGTACCCTCAGTGCAAACACCTAGCTTGAGATGCGTAAGTTTGCAAGACAATAGAATCACTAAAATACAGGGAACACTACTAAGGCTTGCATCTTTTGGTTCTATTATTCAAACAGAAAGTAGTCAATCAAAGCTTCCAGATTCACAAGATAGCCATCTTTTCCCATCtttaaatggaaaattgcaGATGAGGGATTTTGCtccttcaaaatcatcaaattcTCTTTCTATGGATTCCAAGAAACACCTTTCAGTTTCTGAGCCCGCTGCAAGAATATCTTGTCAATCAATGTCACCagtttcatcaaagtcaagTCCAAGACAATCTTATGAAGATATAAATGATGATTTAAAGTACAGAAATGATATTTTAAGTCTAGAAGTTATAAGTTTAAGGACACTG GTTGAAGAGCTTACTCACAAGTCAAAAATTTTAGAGGCTGAACATGAGAGAACATCAACGCAATTGAAGGAAATGACTGCAGTAGCTGCAGATGAAGCTGGAAAGTGTAAATCAGCAAAAGAGGTCATAAAGCCATTAACTGCACAG TTGAAAGAAATGGTGGAAAGACTGCCAGAAGGACATAATACTGACTCCAGTACAGAGCCCTTTGCTGAAAACACTAGTAGCATTCTACATAATTCCTTAGATGAGAGCCATATAAGAAACACCGTCATTCCCAAAAATGAAGGCAGCAGCATTGTAACAAATCTGATATTAGCTAATGGTACCAAAACACAAAGTGGAAAGGCAGAGTGGGTAGTGCAAGATGAACCAGGTGTGTATGTAAGTTTGTCCTCACAGCCAGGTGGTGGTAATGAGCTTAAGCGTGTCCGCTTCAG TCGAAGGCATTTCACAGAAGAGCAAGCTGAAAAATGGTGGGCTGAAAATGGAACCAAAATATTGGAGCGGCACAATATAGTTGCTTTATTGAATGCAAGAGAATCTGTTCCCTGA